CGGTGAAACTTCTCCGGAGAACACAATCACTTAAATAAGGGGAGCATATGGAGTAATTTTGGTATATTTTAAAACCAAACTtgacaaacaaaaatataacCAACTAACAAGAGATTAAATGTTACTTTTTAGAAGTAAGACAAATGAAATATTGGGTGACAAGTTGGAAAAGTATTCTTAAACCCAGTGTGTATAGTGGAGAATTGACTGAACCAACTTGGAAACTGGGAGCAATTTGAATGGGTTTGGTGTGGTAGTTTCCGAAAAATCACAAAAGTAAGAGTAAAAATGGACTGAGAGATTAATGTGTAAATATAACAGTTATGAAATATCAAGTTATTAAGGACAAAGGGCAAGCTAAGAGTGAGTAAACTTATACTACGACTCGTCGGATTGCTTTAGGAAATATTTATCAAACCAACCACGAAAAGTATTCCGTCTAAACGAGGGCCTAGCAAGTCCAATAGGTGTATCTCCACAACCTGATAAATGGATTATAGTTAATTGTTGTCCTCTGCATGACTACATTGCTTGAACAATCACTGATCAGTACAAGAGTAGGTTGTAAACTAAGCAATCGACTGAGCTATAAGAAACAACACCTACCAAGTTCAAGGAGCAAAGGTCAGATGACAATTTGAATCTTCCTGAGTTATTCAGACATTACTGAAATATAAATGATGCAGATAAAAACGTGATAGTTTACGTTTGGTTCCAGTCCTTTCTGACCACACACTGTAGATTCGAACAGCATTATACAAAGGACGAGTCAAATAACACTAGTGATTTAGCCACTCTCGCATGTAAATGTTTCATTAGCAACATTAAAGATTAGTCCCGTTACACTATATTCAAATCCTGTCCTTAAATTTAACAAGCTCCCACGTTGTAATTGATCATCGAGCTTTGAAATGTATATACCCAAGTCAAGTCAATAATCATCTGCTGCAGTAAAATTAAAAGTGAATTTACAACTGCGTGCTAATGATATGTATGACTGTAAACAAATGAGACGAAAAAGTCTTTTGGATAGTATGTGAACTTTTTAACAATACTTGTTTAAAAGCAAAACAACCGCTTGCTGATAAAGCATGACACATGATGGAACTATGTAAATGtcaaaagtaatatatatatatatatatatatatatatatcagtattcTTACCTGGCACTAAGTAGATGATAGACCAAAGGTTCATATGCATCATTAGAGTGTAAGAACCGACGTTATATTTTTTAAGTTCTTCTTGGACTCCGCCAGTAACACCATCGAGAAGTAACGAAGATatcttaaaaaaataaataaacaagtagaAATGCAGTAGTATACCAAAAGACATTCTCCAAAGCCGAAGTAGCTGGCGGAATCTCTCGTTGAATGCCAATTGAACATGAAAAGTGCTACACCGAAGGAAATCATTGTCACAAAAATGTATTTCTGCAAAGGATAACGCCGTCTAGCTAGCAATACACTCAGCAGCATGACAGGAATTGGTTTGATGGATTTTCCTATAACCTATACAAAAGTTTTAACAACACGATTACAAACCTGGGTAGGATAAGAGACATACTTAAGACTTGTGTTACTTGTGTACATTGCGGTAATATAACTAAAGCCACAAATGCTAAACTTATATTCCAAGGAAGGAACTGATGACTCCGGCCAAAACCGAAGGGCTAATGACATCGTTAGGTGATGATAAATGCAAATTTACCTATTagtgaaaatatgaaatttatcATACACTGGAAAAGCAAGAGAGAGAAATAGAAATCAAATAACTCCATTCCAGGACCATACTTGGTTTTTGTGCTAACAAAAACGATTACATACGTGAAACTAAACTAGCTCACATTTTTTCTTGGTAAATGCCATACACGAGGTAAGACAAGAACACACCTCCGGAGCGAAAAAGAAGAGAATATACACCTAACAAAAGCATCGTAGCTTTTGAATAATTACAAGTGACAGATCACTTTTATCGAGACAGTAAAACAAAGACGAAGTTATAAATTTTGTTAAATTTAACATGAACAGGAGTTCTGTATTCAAATCCTTTCTGGTCGCTagattttttgtaattttatttgctTATCTGAGTGATCACAATTATTTTGTCCAGAATTTTGTCATATTTCCGACAACATCCATGCAAAATCTCCTAGTCCTCATGAAGGTATGTAAGTTTCGTTGTACGATAGATCTCTGAAGTTTTTCATATTGTGCACTTCGAGGAATTATTTGTAGGCGAAAAGATATAACGTGTCAGTATCAAATATCAAGTCTGAGACTAATTGAACTCATAAACTCAAGTTAACAGAAGTAGACTTAAATAAGGACGAAAATAAAATGACAAACGTTTATTAAAAGTATTCAGCGAAGAAACATTAAGTCAGATAAGTTAGTTTCTAAAGCCAGAGAAATTTCAATAGGCCCTGACTAAATCACCTGGCAGGCAATTTACTGAGCTACAAAGAGATCACCGATCCTGGTCAGGGTGAAGAACAGTCAACGCGTAACAATTAATTGCATG
Above is a genomic segment from Schistosoma mansoni strain Puerto Rico chromosome 2, complete genome containing:
- a CDS encoding putative udp-galactose transporter, with amino-acid sequence MELFDFYFSLLLFQCMINFIFSLIALRFWPESSVPSLEYKFSICGFSYITAMYTSNTSLKYVSYPTQVIGKSIKPIPVMLLSVLLARRRYPLQKYIFVTMISFGVALFMFNWHSTRDSASYFGFGECLLISSLLLDGVTGGVQEELKKYNVGSYTLMMHMNLWSIIYLVPVIVFSGEVSPFLEFIKRHPHIFYDMSIFGLTSAVGQIFLFGLITNFSPLTCSIVTTTRKFFTVLFSIILFGHSMTTCQWIGTVLIFSGLLLDQTYGKTRSKQSSNNTNNINGTMNSVKSHIELEKKSE